In the genome of Aphis gossypii isolate Hap1 unplaced genomic scaffold, ASM2018417v2 Contig00278, whole genome shotgun sequence, one region contains:
- the LOC126553596 gene encoding putative nuclease HARBI1: MFKSSPFYPKSDQAMVTARSAELHVLSFLWFASNKCALRDVASRFGLSLSSQFRINDRVMEFLIKIAPSIIKMPKSDAEKESVAKDFKMIALIPHALGCIDSTSITIRTPKHKVKSTYVNRHDIPAITLQGICDSKKRFLDAFTGPPGKIHDDRVLKLSGVLDWLPRLCNEKYYLLGDGAYPLRQWLITPYRNIGHFTESQKHFNKKFSAT; the protein is encoded by the exons ATGTTCAAAAGCTCACCATTTTATCCTAAATCTGATCAAGCAATGGTCACAGCTAGGAGTGCTGAACTAcatgttttatcatttttatg gtTTGCATCTAATAAATGTGCTTTGCGTGATGTTGCTAGCCGGTTCGGATTATCCTTATCGTCACAATTTAGGATTAATGACCGAGTAATGGAATTTCTGATAAAAATTGCtccaagtataattaaaatgccaAAATCTGATGCTGAAAAAGAATCAGTGGCTAAAGACTTTAAAAtg ATAGCTCTTATTCCTCATGCACTGGGTTGTATCGATAGCACATCAATAACAATTAGAACACCAAAacataaagtaaaatctacTTATGTTAATCGCCATGATATACCAGCAATTACCTTACAGGGAATATGTGACAGTAAAAAGCGCTTTTTAGATGCCTTCACTGGACCTCCTGGTAAAATCCATGACGACCGTGTTCTTAAATTATCAGGAGTTCTTGATTGGCTTCCAAGGTTGtgcaatgaaaaatattacctattgggAGATGGAGCCTATCCTTTAAGACAGTGGCTCATTACACCTTACAGAAATATTGGACATTTCACAGAatcacaaaaacattttaacaaaaaattcagTGCCACTTga